From Pan troglodytes isolate AG18354 chromosome 9, NHGRI_mPanTro3-v2.0_pri, whole genome shotgun sequence, the proteins below share one genomic window:
- the ANKRD49 gene encoding ankyrin repeat domain-containing protein 49, which produces MEKEKGNDDGIPDQENSLDFSEHFNQLELLETHGHLIPTGTQSLWVGNSDEDEEQDDKNEEWYRLQEKKMEKDPSRLLLWAAEKNRLTTVRRLLSEKATHVNTRDEDEYTPLHRAAYSGHLDIVQELIAQGADVHAVTVDGWTPLHSACKWNNTRVASFLLQHDADINAQTKGLLTPLHLAAGNRDSKDTLELLLMNRYVKPGLKNNLEETAFDIARRTSIYHYLFEIVEGCTNSSPQS; this is translated from the exons atggaaaaagaaaaaggaaatgatgatGGAATACCAGACCAAGAGAATTCCTTGGATTTTTCTGAACACTTTAACCAACTTGAATTGTTGGAAACACATGGACACCTTATTCCTACTGGTACTCAAAGTCTTTGGGTAGGCAATTCTGATGAAGATGAGGAGCAAGATGACAAAAATGAAGAGTGGTATcgattgcaagaaaaaaaaatggaaaaagacccAAGCAGATTGCTTCTTTGGGCTGCTGAAAAAAAtcgg cttACCACAGTGCGGAGACTGCTTTCTGAAAAGGCCACTCATGTGAACACTAGGGATGAAGATGAGTATACCCCTCTTCATCGAGCAGCCTACAGTGGACACTTAGATATTGTCCAGGAGCTCATTGCACAGGGGGCAGATGTTCATGCAGTGACTGTGGATGGCTGGACGCCCCTGCACAGTGCTTGTAAGTGGAATAATACCAGAGTGGCTTCTTTCTTACTGCAGCATGATGCAGATATCAATGCCCAAACAAAAGGCCTCTTGACCCCCTTGCATCTTGCTGCTGGGAACAGAGACAGCAAGGATACCCTAGAACTCCTCCTGATGAACCGTTACGTCAAACCAGGGCTGAAAAACAACTTGGAAGAAACTGCATTTGATATTGCCAGGAGGACAAGTATCTATCACTACCTCTTTGAAATTGTGGAAGGCTGTACAAATTCTTCACCTCAGTCTTAA